DNA sequence from the Lysinibacillus sp. OF-1 genome:
GCATACGCGCCAATGCATCCTCTTTCGATAAATGATTGCGTTCCATTAAGCGACGGAGCTGAACTTCTTCACTGACTGATACCACAATGATACGCTCTACAAAATGCTGCAGCTTACTTTCAAATAACAATGGAATGTCCATTACCACATGCTCATGTCCTGCCTCTAAATAGGCATCGCGCTGACGTAGCATTTCTTTGCGAATAGCTGGATGCATAATATCATTTAATATTTTGCGCTTAGCAGGCTCATGGAAAATGATATCCCCAAGCATTGTTCGATTTAAATGGCCATCCTCAAGCAAAATGGCTTGTCCGAAGCTTTCAGCAATGAATGCTAAAGTCTCTGTTCCTGGTTCTACAACATCTCGTGCTACAACATCTGCATCGACAATCGGTAACCCCAGTTCGATCATCATTTTTGCTACTGTACTTTTTCCGCTTGCAATACTCCCTGTAAGTCCGATAATCATCGTTAAATCCCCTTTAATGTTGACAATTTGGGCAATAAACTGAGGTACGCCCACCAATCGTCATTTGACTTGTTGCCGTTTCACATACTGGACATAGCTTTTTCCCATACATTTGCAGTCGATTTTGCATACTCCCAGCTTCCCCATTAATGTTTCGATAGTCAGATATTGTTGAACCGCCTGCTTCAATGCTTTGACGTAGGACAGTAACAATTTCCTTGAATAATGCCCGCTTCCGCTTTTCACTGATGCGGTTCATTTTGCGTGCTGGGTGAATTTTCTGAGCAAACAATGCCTCTGTAGCATAAATATTGCCACAGCCCGATATGACTTGCCCATCCATAATCACTTCTTTTACCGCCTTATTTTCATATTTCGGTAATTTAGATTTTGCTATAAAAAAGTCACATGCATGCTCATCAAATGGCTCTGGGGCCATTTTTGTTAATGGCGCATGATCTTCAATTTTTGTTAGAAAGCGAAGTTCGCCAAAGCGGCGAATATCCGAATAAATCAAGTATCCTCCATCAGCCATTTTAAATGTGGCATGAATATGCTTTTGGAATTTTGCCTCATGGATTTCTTCTGGTGAATTGACAACAAACCAGGCACCTGTCATGCCTAAATGACTGACAAGGACATATGGAACATTATCCCTCAGCAAATGAAAGAAAATGTATTTCGCTCGTCGTTCAATTTTGGTAATGGTCATCTGGGACATCGTTATTTCAAAAGCATCAGGCTCTGCTTGTTTTACAATACATTGTTTCCCTTCACTAAAAGAGAAATGTACTCTTTCAGATAGTTGAACCTGTTGAATGGTGCGTCCTTCAATCTTTGGTTTCAATGCCTGGACGACACCTTCCACCTCTGGTAATTCAGGCATTTGAATCCCTCCTTATT
Encoded proteins:
- the mutM gene encoding bifunctional DNA-formamidopyrimidine glycosylase/DNA-(apurinic or apyrimidinic site) lyase, producing the protein MPELPEVEGVVQALKPKIEGRTIQQVQLSERVHFSFSEGKQCIVKQAEPDAFEITMSQMTITKIERRAKYIFFHLLRDNVPYVLVSHLGMTGAWFVVNSPEEIHEAKFQKHIHATFKMADGGYLIYSDIRRFGELRFLTKIEDHAPLTKMAPEPFDEHACDFFIAKSKLPKYENKAVKEVIMDGQVISGCGNIYATEALFAQKIHPARKMNRISEKRKRALFKEIVTVLRQSIEAGGSTISDYRNINGEAGSMQNRLQMYGKKLCPVCETATSQMTIGGRTSVYCPNCQH
- the coaE gene encoding dephospho-CoA kinase (Dephospho-CoA kinase (CoaE) performs the final step in coenzyme A biosynthesis.) → MIIGLTGSIASGKSTVAKMMIELGLPIVDADVVARDVVEPGTETLAFIAESFGQAILLEDGHLNRTMLGDIIFHEPAKRKILNDIMHPAIRKEMLRQRDAYLEAGHEHVVMDIPLLFESKLQHFVERIIVVSVSEEVQLRRLMERNHLSKEDALARMHSQLPMSVKEKGAHAVIYNNENIENTEEQLIKILRYWSVI